A genomic stretch from Flavobacterium humidisoli includes:
- a CDS encoding fibronectin type III domain-containing protein gives MSPNKFIFFFLLFISVSYSQTKRAAVVVKARAQKDKILVRWAINSPAEWQKANKKGFTITRTTILRDGNVLPKPEKILLTPKPLTPEPLDSWIDFVQKDNNAAIIAQSIYGESFEVTGAKEGDLAKIVNMADELDQRYTFALYAADMSFEGAVKAGWGYVDTDVKKNEVYAYQVKVFESPQVKEASYMIGLKDYSVLPAPTDFIAVPDDRKVLLSWDYETFKRIYTSFMVEKSSDGINYKPISNTGLVNLNDKEENPSKNMYFVDTLSVNDKVYHYRLYGITSFGEKGEFTKPITATGVAAVVTPARLVDYAIINSNEVNLEWDYPKESEGFIQGYEINLASNDKGPYKVVSKIIPPSERKLKFKEELYPSNYFTISVVGKNNQRLTSQSMLVQPVDSIPPAKPIGLEGVIDSLGTVRLKWKPNTEKDLRGYRILKANTAGEEFVDIYHQSYSGTEYKDSVSLKMTNSKVYYRIAAEDMRYNISDPSDILVLDKPDKIPPAAPIFKDYDNKDGKVHLKWIRSYSEDVVSHSLRRREKGQEKWLEIKQINDTIQEFTDDRIENKKIYQYAILAKDKSNLWSSLDHSVITVSVLNFTPVKVITFSQGTADRENRKIVLSWDYAKNKGKVLGLSIYKNEKGLPPTLWKELNGTVFTLEDKNLKINKEYEYHLVPSLENDSPAKAETLTVMY, from the coding sequence ATGTCCCCAAATAAGTTTATTTTTTTCTTTTTATTGTTTATATCGGTATCCTATTCACAGACTAAACGTGCTGCTGTTGTGGTTAAAGCCCGAGCACAAAAGGATAAAATTTTAGTTCGCTGGGCTATCAATTCTCCAGCCGAATGGCAGAAAGCTAATAAAAAAGGATTTACAATTACCAGGACTACAATTCTACGTGACGGTAATGTCTTGCCTAAACCTGAGAAAATTCTTCTTACTCCTAAACCATTAACTCCCGAACCATTAGATTCTTGGATTGATTTTGTACAGAAAGACAATAATGCGGCTATTATTGCGCAATCTATTTATGGCGAAAGTTTTGAAGTAACAGGCGCAAAAGAAGGTGATTTGGCAAAAATAGTTAATATGGCCGACGAGCTAGATCAGCGATATACTTTTGCTTTATATGCTGCAGATATGAGCTTTGAAGGAGCTGTAAAAGCGGGTTGGGGTTATGTAGATACAGATGTAAAGAAGAATGAAGTATATGCTTACCAAGTAAAGGTTTTTGAAAGTCCGCAGGTAAAAGAAGCTTCCTATATGATTGGTTTAAAAGATTATTCGGTTCTGCCTGCACCAACAGATTTTATTGCTGTTCCAGATGATAGAAAAGTACTGCTTTCTTGGGATTATGAAACCTTCAAAAGAATTTATACCTCGTTTATGGTAGAAAAATCTTCAGATGGAATTAATTATAAACCAATATCAAATACCGGACTTGTTAACTTAAATGATAAAGAAGAAAATCCGTCCAAAAACATGTACTTTGTTGATACACTTAGTGTAAACGACAAAGTTTATCATTATAGATTATATGGTATAACTTCGTTTGGAGAAAAAGGAGAATTTACAAAACCTATAACAGCTACGGGTGTTGCCGCTGTAGTAACTCCGGCAAGATTGGTAGATTATGCTATTATAAATTCAAATGAAGTTAATCTTGAATGGGATTATCCGAAAGAATCAGAAGGATTTATTCAAGGTTATGAAATTAATTTAGCAAGTAATGATAAAGGACCGTATAAGGTTGTTTCTAAAATTATTCCGCCATCTGAAAGAAAACTCAAGTTTAAAGAAGAACTGTATCCATCCAATTATTTTACCATTTCGGTTGTTGGAAAAAACAATCAGAGATTAACTTCCCAAAGTATGCTGGTACAGCCAGTCGATTCGATACCGCCAGCCAAGCCAATCGGGCTAGAAGGAGTAATTGATAGTCTTGGAACGGTTAGACTAAAATGGAAACCCAATACAGAAAAAGATCTTCGCGGATACCGAATACTAAAAGCCAATACGGCAGGAGAGGAGTTTGTAGATATTTATCATCAATCTTATAGTGGTACAGAGTACAAAGACAGCGTGAGTTTAAAAATGACCAACAGCAAAGTTTATTATAGAATTGCTGCTGAAGATATGCGTTATAATATCTCAGATCCTTCTGATATTCTGGTATTGGATAAACCCGATAAAATTCCGCCGGCAGCACCTATTTTTAAAGATTATGATAATAAAGATGGCAAAGTACACTTAAAGTGGATACGAAGCTATAGTGAAGATGTTGTAAGTCATAGTTTAAGAAGAAGAGAAAAGGGACAGGAGAAATGGTTGGAAATCAAACAAATAAACGACACTATTCAGGAATTTACAGATGATCGAATAGAAAACAAGAAGATTTATCAATATGCTATTCTGGCTAAGGATAAAAGTAATCTATGGTCTTCACTAGATCATTCAGTAATCACGGTTAGTGTGTTGAATTTTACACCAGTAAAAGTGATTACATTTTCGCAAGGAACAGCAGATAGAGAAAATCGAAAAATAGTTCTTTCTTGGGACTATGCAAAGAATAAAGGCAAGGTTCTAGGCCTAAGTATTTATAAAAATGAAAAAGGGCTTCCGCCAACTTTATGGAAAGAATTAAACGGAACTGTTTTTACTTTAGAAGATAAAAATTTGAAAATTAATAAAGAATACGAATATCATCTGGTGCCAAGTTTAGAAAATGATAGTCCAGCAAAAGCAGAGACCTTAACAGTTATGTATTAA
- a CDS encoding tetratricopeptide repeat-containing sensor histidine kinase produces MEHKLFNIISLNFTIARKALSVLLFCWLNVYSQYNKSGYTDIARQRLLVHITSDYLHTISQGQIDKDSAVRASSRLYNLSILIPYNETYNNGTTNPAIKLLEQDKVNQAKNVLPNLKGENRFLLLLELSNYFIFKTGTQKADLDQAEKYLEEILQQKKWDKWKMGAMMLKANLLNQRGSSDESQKLYSEIEKRCNQSENNLDLARAFLEAGKALQYGNPQRLVYFQKALSIFQNLKEKEKEIETLSQINIEYFIARRFDDSQKLIYKILQLQKEIKYHHNQYAFDVLSYLSYRKGDLVKALYYSNKSIESIQSKEDSIFKGLFFLRRGQLYQHSKKNQEALFWYTKALENKTQETKLYWYKAFLSKAWVLNELHRNNEALTLLKKTASEFPPVTDFEKMHFAFILGGTYEKLKKVDLAEKNYSIFQNIAQNYPLQYVHDEFPAAFFQIASFYQNIGKNDKARQLLKNGISHTFEIGVAEKSQYYYNLFKIDSTEKKYNDAIKNLVLSQKYKDSAFNKEQQKKFAELLIKYEADKKDKNIKLLHTQNQLQLIKSRETEREKNILLIGSLLLIVIMCLLLYSYIIKQKNNRKLEASQRELDQKNNFLESLNHEQQKLLKEKEWLIKEVHHRVKNNLQMVTSLLNSQSTYLKDSDAKMAVKDSLRRMQAVSMIHQKLYHDDNISTIAMPQYIDELVHYLHESFDNENQIVFKKNIEAINLNISQAIPLGLIVTESVVNAIKYAFLEKQNGTIEISLFYEDKDNIILKIADNGIGLPDFTNKADPNSFGLNLIKGLSKQLKGSFSIENNNGVHIIIKFTHLNN; encoded by the coding sequence GTGGAACATAAGCTTTTTAATATAATTTCTTTAAACTTTACAATAGCCAGAAAAGCGCTTTCCGTTCTGCTTTTTTGTTGGCTAAATGTATACTCACAGTATAATAAATCTGGATATACTGATATAGCCAGACAAAGATTATTAGTTCACATTACTTCAGATTATCTTCATACCATCAGTCAGGGACAAATTGATAAAGATAGTGCGGTAAGAGCTTCATCCCGACTTTACAATTTGAGCATCTTAATTCCTTACAATGAAACCTATAATAATGGCACAACAAATCCTGCGATCAAACTTCTCGAACAGGATAAAGTAAATCAAGCCAAAAATGTACTCCCCAACTTAAAAGGTGAAAATCGGTTTTTACTGCTGCTTGAACTAAGCAATTATTTCATTTTTAAAACAGGGACACAAAAAGCAGATCTTGACCAAGCCGAAAAATATCTGGAAGAAATTTTACAGCAGAAAAAATGGGATAAATGGAAAATGGGTGCTATGATGTTAAAAGCCAATCTTCTTAATCAAAGAGGTAGTTCAGACGAAAGTCAAAAATTATATTCAGAAATTGAAAAACGCTGTAACCAATCCGAGAATAATCTGGATTTAGCCAGAGCATTTTTAGAAGCTGGAAAAGCACTACAATATGGTAATCCGCAAAGATTGGTTTATTTTCAAAAAGCACTTTCTATATTTCAAAATCTGAAAGAAAAGGAAAAGGAAATAGAAACCTTATCGCAGATAAACATCGAATATTTTATTGCCAGACGTTTTGATGACTCGCAGAAACTTATTTACAAAATATTACAGCTTCAAAAAGAAATAAAATACCATCATAATCAATATGCTTTTGATGTGCTTTCCTATTTATCGTATCGAAAAGGAGATTTAGTTAAAGCTTTGTATTACTCCAATAAAAGCATTGAAAGTATTCAATCCAAAGAAGATTCTATATTTAAAGGTTTGTTTTTCTTAAGAAGAGGACAGTTATATCAACATTCAAAAAAGAATCAAGAGGCACTTTTTTGGTACACGAAAGCTTTAGAAAATAAAACTCAAGAAACCAAACTGTACTGGTATAAAGCATTTTTATCTAAAGCTTGGGTTTTAAATGAGTTGCATCGAAACAACGAAGCTTTAACTCTGTTGAAAAAAACAGCAAGCGAATTTCCTCCTGTTACCGATTTTGAAAAGATGCACTTTGCCTTCATACTTGGAGGAACTTATGAGAAATTAAAAAAGGTAGATCTAGCAGAAAAAAACTATTCTATTTTTCAAAATATAGCCCAAAACTACCCCCTTCAATATGTTCATGACGAATTTCCAGCTGCCTTTTTTCAAATCGCTTCTTTTTACCAAAATATAGGTAAAAACGATAAAGCGAGACAACTGCTTAAAAATGGAATTTCGCATACTTTTGAAATAGGAGTTGCAGAAAAAAGCCAGTATTACTACAACCTTTTTAAAATTGATTCTACCGAAAAAAAATACAATGACGCGATTAAAAATTTGGTTTTAAGTCAGAAATATAAAGACTCTGCTTTTAATAAAGAACAGCAAAAAAAGTTTGCAGAATTATTAATTAAATATGAAGCCGATAAGAAAGACAAGAACATTAAATTACTGCATACTCAAAATCAGCTACAGCTCATTAAGTCACGAGAAACCGAAAGGGAAAAGAACATCCTTCTTATCGGTTCACTGTTACTAATTGTCATTATGTGTCTTTTACTATACAGCTATATCATTAAACAAAAAAACAATCGCAAACTAGAAGCCAGCCAACGTGAATTGGATCAAAAGAATAACTTTCTGGAAAGCTTAAACCACGAACAGCAAAAACTGTTAAAAGAAAAAGAATGGCTTATTAAAGAGGTGCATCATCGAGTAAAAAATAATTTACAAATGGTGACAAGCCTGCTCAACTCACAATCGACCTATCTTAAAGACAGTGATGCGAAAATGGCGGTTAAGGACAGTCTCCGTCGGATGCAGGCCGTGTCAATGATTCATCAAAAATTGTATCATGATGATAATATTTCGACTATTGCTATGCCTCAATATATAGATGAATTAGTTCATTATTTACATGAAAGTTTTGACAATGAAAATCAGATTGTTTTCAAAAAGAATATCGAGGCAATAAATTTGAATATTTCACAAGCCATTCCGCTCGGGTTAATCGTTACTGAAAGTGTTGTCAATGCTATAAAATATGCCTTTTTAGAAAAACAAAACGGAACAATAGAAATCAGTCTGTTTTATGAAGATAAAGACAATATTATTCTTAAAATAGCTGATAACGGAATAGGCCTACCTGATTTTACCAACAAAGCCGATCCTAATTCTTTCGGACTTAATCTCATAAAAGGTCTTTCAAAACAATTAAAAGGCAGTTTTAGCATCGAAAATAATAACGGCGTACATATAATAATTAAATTTACACATCTAAACAATTGA
- a CDS encoding sigma 54-interacting response regulator: MNNKVLIVEDEFIVANDLQLILKQAGYMVTGIAVSAEEAYQHIAKNKPDLVLLDIYLEGKQSGIDLAKKLKTENIAFVYLSANSNQTILEEAKKTDPYGFLVKPFREKDLLITLEIATYRHKNSIESRSRQEKLLQEKLNTISRQTLQYEDYLNEIAQLLQAFIPYELIVFEIKNSDQKKCTAYLRIGFNEYQYIGERELENITNSKSNSSFTEINYLENEPLIYETDHLNPKLSFIKKHFRAESFLVFPFPLNDKLSVQFICCNQKKKIYSQYHIDLLTSARKHFEDLMNQVTNRQKISKENMKDNFKQTVSNQFSEIVGKHPLLLDALDLIAQVAPYSTSVLILGESGTGKEKAAQSIHNLSMRKEGPFIKINCAAISPTLIESELFGYEKGAFTGAVESRKGKFELADGGTIFLDEIGELSNEMQIRLLRVLQEKEIDSVGGNMARKINIRIVAATNRNLEKEVAMGNFRMDLYYRLNVFPITMPALRERKSDIPELAYHFAEKFCREFNKNFNGISPKMMRQMNEYDWPGNIRELENFMERSVILNNGKSELELNLNSSSPNSESLIKEDDQTLEDVKNAQQQIERDYIISILKKVKGRIRGTAGAASMLNIKPTTLESKINKLSIKKEDYSN, encoded by the coding sequence ATGAACAACAAAGTTTTAATTGTAGAAGATGAATTTATAGTCGCAAATGACCTGCAACTAATATTAAAACAAGCAGGCTATATGGTGACTGGAATTGCTGTTTCGGCTGAAGAGGCATACCAACATATTGCAAAAAATAAACCTGATCTTGTATTATTGGATATTTATTTGGAAGGCAAACAATCTGGAATTGATCTCGCAAAAAAATTAAAAACTGAGAATATTGCTTTTGTTTATTTGTCTGCCAATTCGAATCAAACCATACTTGAAGAAGCAAAAAAAACGGATCCTTACGGTTTTCTTGTAAAACCATTTCGAGAAAAAGATTTACTGATTACTTTAGAAATTGCTACGTACAGACATAAAAACAGCATAGAATCTCGCTCAAGACAAGAAAAGCTTTTACAAGAAAAGCTAAATACAATAAGCCGTCAAACGCTTCAATATGAAGATTATCTAAATGAAATTGCACAATTATTACAAGCTTTTATCCCTTACGAACTTATTGTTTTCGAAATAAAAAACTCCGATCAAAAAAAATGCACTGCTTATTTACGCATAGGTTTTAATGAATATCAATACATAGGCGAAAGAGAATTAGAAAACATCACGAATTCAAAAAGTAATTCATCTTTTACCGAAATCAATTATCTGGAAAATGAACCCCTTATTTATGAAACGGACCATCTTAATCCAAAATTATCTTTCATAAAAAAACATTTTAGAGCAGAATCTTTTCTGGTATTTCCTTTTCCATTAAATGACAAATTAAGCGTTCAATTTATATGCTGCAACCAAAAGAAAAAAATCTATTCGCAATATCATATTGACTTACTGACAAGTGCACGAAAGCATTTCGAAGACCTTATGAATCAAGTTACAAATCGGCAAAAGATCTCGAAAGAAAATATGAAAGATAATTTTAAGCAAACTGTTTCCAATCAGTTTAGTGAGATTGTCGGGAAACATCCTCTTTTACTGGATGCTCTTGATCTTATTGCACAAGTTGCTCCTTACAGCACCTCGGTTCTTATACTTGGAGAGAGCGGAACAGGAAAAGAAAAAGCAGCTCAGTCCATTCATAATCTCTCTATGCGAAAAGAGGGTCCTTTTATAAAAATTAATTGTGCTGCAATATCTCCAACCTTGATAGAATCTGAATTATTTGGTTACGAAAAAGGTGCATTTACGGGTGCAGTGGAAAGCAGAAAAGGAAAATTTGAACTGGCCGATGGCGGAACTATTTTTCTAGATGAAATTGGAGAATTATCGAATGAAATGCAAATTAGATTATTGCGCGTTTTACAGGAAAAAGAAATTGATTCTGTGGGAGGAAATATGGCTAGAAAAATAAATATCCGAATTGTGGCCGCAACAAATCGAAATCTCGAAAAAGAAGTTGCTATGGGCAATTTTAGAATGGATCTTTACTATCGCCTAAATGTATTCCCTATCACAATGCCAGCCTTACGCGAGCGTAAAAGCGATATCCCAGAATTAGCATATCATTTTGCAGAGAAATTCTGCAGAGAATTCAATAAAAATTTTAATGGTATCAGTCCAAAAATGATGCGGCAAATGAATGAATATGACTGGCCAGGAAATATTCGCGAATTAGAAAATTTTATGGAAAGGTCGGTTATATTAAATAACGGAAAATCTGAATTAGAGCTTAATCTGAATTCTTCTTCTCCAAATTCAGAATCACTCATTAAAGAAGATGATCAGACTTTAGAAGATGTAAAAAATGCACAGCAGCAAATAGAACGTGATTACATCATTTCTATTTTAAAAAAAGTAAAAGGCAGAATACGCGGAACAGCTGGCGCGGCTTCAATGCTAAATATTAAACCTACAACACTAGAATCAAAAATAAATAAACTATCTATTAAAAAAGAAGATTACTCAAACTAG